A genome region from Manihot esculenta cultivar AM560-2 chromosome 5, M.esculenta_v8, whole genome shotgun sequence includes the following:
- the LOC110616236 gene encoding protein DCL homolog, chloroplastic, whose translation MTMASFSHRPISPCLYGHSNPIYLYSSPMFLSFPFHLTTSLNLRVSALKTDSDGLRKPTVPPGKDLDGISEDEDDGDGKRNYKEKEEEEWVDWEDQILEDTVPLVGFVRMILHSGKYENGDRLSPEHERTIVERLLPYHPECTKKIGCGIDYITVDHHPDFETSRCLFIVRKDGQLVDFSYWKCIKGLIRKNYPLYADSFILRHFRRRKQR comes from the exons ATGACCATGGCTTCCTTTTCTCACCGACCAATATCACCATGCCTGTACGGCCACTCCAACCCTATCTATCTCTATTCATCTCCCATGTTCTTATCTTTTCCATTCCACCTTACGACGTCGCTTAATCTGCGAGTTTCTGCGCTAAAGACTGATTCCGACGGGCTGAGGAAACCGACTGTCCCTCCGGGGAAAGACTTGgatggaatttctgaagatgagGACGACGGTGATGGGAAGAGAAATTACAAGGAGAAGGAAGAGGAGGAATGGGTCGATTGGGAGGACCAGATTTTGGAGGACACTGTTCCGCTTGTTGGCTTTGTTAGAATGATTCTTCACTCTGGGAA ATATGAGAATGGAGATAGATTAAGTCCAGAACATGAGAGAACCATTGTTGAGAGGTTGCTTCCATATCATCCAGAGTGTACAAAGAAGATTGGATGCGGAATTGATTATATTACA GTTGACCATCATCCTGATTTTGAAACCTCAAGGTGCTTGTTCATTGTTCGAAAAGATGGACAATTGGTGGACTTTTCTTACTGGAAATGCATAAAGGGCCTAATCAGGAAGAACTATCCACTATATGCAGACAGCTTTATTCTCAGACATTTCCGCCGGCGTAAGCAGAGGTGA